One segment of Nostoc flagelliforme CCNUN1 DNA contains the following:
- a CDS encoding B12-binding domain-containing radical SAM protein, with product MRILLVYPIFPKTFWSYEKILELVDRKVLLPPLGLVTVAAILPQEWEFKLVDRNIRAATEEEWAWADVVILSAMIVQKQDLLDQIQEAKKRGKLVAVGGPYPTSVPHEVENVGADFLILDEGEITLPMFIEAIKRGETSGTFRATEKPDVTSTPIPRFDLLELDAYDMMSVQFSRGCPFQCEFCDIIVLYGRKPRTKTPAQLLAELDYLYELGWRRGVFMVDDNFIGNKRNVKLLLKELKVWMAEHKYPFRFDTEASIDLAQDSEMLELMVECGFSAVFLGIETPDEDSLQMTKKFQNTRSSLTEAVETIIKAGLRPMAGFIIGFDGEKAGAGDRIVRFAEQAAIPSTTFAMLQALPNTALWHRLKKEGRLRENQDGNINQTTLMNFLPTRPLEELAREYIEAFCTLYDPVQYLDRTYRCFLMMGLPSWKAPAKMPEWVVVKALLIVIWRQGIKRETRWKFWHHLFSILKRNPGVIEHYIAACAHNEHFLEYRQIVRDQIESQLAEYLAQGAETPYVLVKEKAEEKAEAVVS from the coding sequence ATGCGAATCTTGTTAGTGTATCCAATATTTCCCAAAACTTTTTGGTCTTATGAAAAAATCTTGGAGTTAGTCGATCGCAAGGTTTTATTACCACCTCTGGGTTTAGTAACAGTAGCAGCGATTTTGCCCCAAGAATGGGAATTCAAGCTGGTTGATCGCAACATCCGCGCGGCAACAGAAGAAGAGTGGGCATGGGCAGATGTAGTAATCCTCTCTGCGATGATTGTCCAGAAACAAGATTTACTTGACCAAATCCAGGAAGCAAAAAAACGTGGCAAACTAGTCGCAGTTGGTGGCCCCTACCCCACCTCTGTACCTCACGAAGTTGAAAATGTTGGTGCAGATTTTCTGATTCTGGATGAAGGCGAAATCACTTTGCCCATGTTTATTGAGGCAATCAAAAGGGGAGAAACATCTGGCACTTTCCGCGCCACAGAAAAGCCAGATGTGACAAGCACACCAATACCCCGCTTTGATTTATTAGAATTGGATGCCTATGACATGATGTCGGTGCAGTTTTCGCGCGGGTGTCCTTTCCAGTGCGAATTTTGTGACATTATTGTTCTCTACGGGCGCAAACCACGCACCAAAACCCCAGCACAACTTTTAGCAGAGTTAGATTACCTCTACGAATTGGGTTGGCGGCGAGGTGTATTCATGGTGGATGATAACTTTATTGGCAACAAACGAAATGTAAAATTGTTGCTCAAAGAGTTAAAAGTCTGGATGGCAGAACACAAGTATCCCTTCCGATTTGACACTGAAGCTTCAATTGACTTAGCTCAAGACTCAGAAATGTTGGAGCTGATGGTTGAGTGTGGTTTCTCGGCGGTGTTTTTGGGAATCGAAACGCCGGATGAGGATAGTTTGCAAATGACCAAGAAGTTTCAAAATACTCGTAGTTCTCTAACTGAGGCAGTGGAAACCATCATCAAAGCCGGATTGCGCCCAATGGCTGGGTTTATTATCGGGTTTGATGGCGAAAAAGCAGGCGCAGGCGATCGCATTGTCCGCTTTGCAGAACAAGCAGCAATTCCCTCTACTACCTTTGCCATGTTGCAAGCGTTACCTAACACCGCGCTTTGGCATCGCCTCAAAAAAGAAGGACGACTACGGGAAAATCAAGATGGCAACATCAACCAGACAACATTGATGAACTTCCTGCCCACCCGTCCCCTAGAAGAACTTGCACGAGAATATATTGAAGCGTTTTGTACTTTATACGACCCAGTACAGTACTTGGATCGTACCTATCGCTGTTTCTTGATGATGGGTTTGCCAAGCTGGAAAGCGCCAGCGAAAATGCCAGAGTGGGTGGTTGTGAAAGCGTTGTTAATTGTAATTTGGCGACAAGGCATCAAACGGGAAACCCGTTGGAAGTTCTGGCATCATTTGTTCAGTATTCTCAAGCGTAACCCTGGAGTTATTGAACATTACATCGCAGCTTGCGCCCACAACGAGCATTTTCTAGAGTATCGCCAAATAGTCCGCGATCAAATTGAAAGTCAGCTAGCTGAATATTTGGCACAAGGTGCAGAAACGCCATACGTGCTAGTGAAGGAAAAAGCGGAGGAAAAAGCGGAAGCGGTAGTTAGTTAA